A genomic stretch from Mya arenaria isolate MELC-2E11 chromosome 10, ASM2691426v1 includes:
- the LOC128206565 gene encoding uncharacterized protein LOC128206565 isoform X1 encodes MRLLLICLLCTLALLVEGQELNCTEPCSCCNLNGASGCSIHPAIGTDFCFDGCVDTIYGHRCKNKCDGNCLKCEQEHGSPCNACKDTYFNTSSHCSQACSVGCVDQLCEDDGECNCTSVFEGATCTTCIQGKYGENCTLNCTYENCRCTFDDGCDSCKVGYYNTSTQCTTSCSNGCVDGECFENGNCSCLPNFNGTTCILCDAGLFGDYCNNTCPSNCTSCDRFTGVCDECPSTTVYGDFCNISCSQSCIDLECLQKSGNCTVGCLMNFYDQQCDKKCSVNCKEGDTNLTQCDRSGNCTNGCNEGFRGDNCDDPCNVSCVSCDQTTGICDKCNIGTVFGEYCQNECNKTCFDLECNKVSGKCSNGCNDQYFGEFCEIECPVNCLQIGNESRCFQNGTCRNGCIDAFWGDQCDYPCRTQSCLCTSNERCVDCRDGFYDTNTYCEKPCSNGCVNGNCIENGSCLCLPNFVGSKCTYCLEGLFGEHCNETCPGNCSYCNRTTGVCQECSTNTVYGENCNVPCSQTCIDSQCMQITGNCAKGCLPNYHDLKCDKECSEKCKDGDLNSSRCDRTGRCLNGCKEGYWGNTCETACYVNCISCEQDTGSCKQCNSNTMHGEYCNKTCSPNCIDNKCYKDSGYCINDCIDGYFGDLCIRRCPSTCKPQNYQKLCDNNGVCLNGCVDGYYKDLCDETCISNCLYCDQNSGSCNACKAVFYGQFCNITCSTSCIDQECSVNDGNCTKGCITNYYGPQCKEECSVNCKDNYEESRCDKSGQCLLGCIAGFKGMFCTDELIATGGLSATSIAVIIAVVLLCVIGIVVMCCIYRRRLFRTKPTYEVHKNMTDNISLDSVEVEKRTASTKGVSSKKSKTNRKSTDGIANPVYRDISDEETSDTTDIHVSERKHQQEDGSLTNVFSTVCEDFKPERACLTFGKHLEEGQEMENSSITTSAECLGTEMTSKISNSTIDRGFENKPSSPTSSSFAEGVSVENVSTTSDATVPWSSIDVASFGEYVDKKISTATNGTSLQRGLDLNVLSSTDISTFAEDGERLTTISGEQLNLSEKNGLSPTSVSTFAEGFDKKRLVTSSDTTYTNLETEISSPDSVGTFSEGFHEPSLLTSSGSTSERVEMEHSPLTDVTTLAKGSTIESLQMADVLMQDGNMKTEMSQMSSNSILNGNLEMQISPTTGQLSSDKQLQIDSPAPINVETASEVVIKNKETEEIDSLAMVNTTEIVATDDQVEVRKLGDYIDKKTEADYKEEFRKTATFQNDTLCTSDTQVDNGKQQKTDNGAVVSVDDAFSVPVTILEKYIDGHNRKKEYIASEDPVDTNNVEDISAFWKMVWEEKVEKVVNLSEAVIGKHQEGEYVHYWPDPDSFKKFGKFQVTSTSEEEYADYTKRVFKITKGSKERTVHQFHYTSWPEKGVPDDVTSVVDFREKVLNAPSKLNGPTIVQCRKGLGPIGTYIALDILTKKGESEGTLDIPGCVKNLRQKRQNLIQTPEQYRYLHKTLAHSLAARSITVSGDKFPKYVKDARKSELKQQFEQLQQSFKPDSEEVQKKEGEENKRRLHFSVIPDASDYVNAKFIDGLRVKRRYLMSQTPLPETVGEFLTLVIEENISCIVSFEVEKELKKTDGIYFPGCDMDALKKGDFEVTCTNEQDTNGSFMTRSLTVKSGVLQQNTDGKPIPHYQFLKWDMQKNVPTSAAEFLSFMKFVEETANKQNRGPILIHCFDGASQSGLFVAVSLAIQQMSEEHEVSIVSAVKKVKAARTMSIPNQAQFDFCHDCVLEYLKASKADRDTRKK; translated from the exons ATGCGACTGTTGTTGATTTGTCTACTCTGTACATTGGCGTTACTTGTTGAAG GTCAGGAGCTGAACTGTACTGAACCTTGCAGCTGCTGTAATTTGAATGGTGCGTCTGGCTGTTCAATTCATCCAGCAATAGGGACTGACTTTTGTTTTGATGGTTGCGTTGATACAATTTACGGCCATAGATGTAAGAACAAGTGTGATGGGAATTGTCTCAAATGCGAACAAGAACACGGTTCCCCCTGCAATGCTTGTAAAGacacatattttaatacaagtaGCCATTGTAGTCAAGCGTGTTCTGTCGGTTGTGTGGACCAACTTTGTGAAGATGATGGAGAATGCAACTGTACAAGCGTTTTCGAAGGGGCAACATGTACAACGTGCATTCAAGGCAAATATGGTGAAAATTGCACCCTCAACTGCACTTACGAGAATTGCAGATGCACGTTCGATGACGGTTGTGATTCTTGCAAAGTCGGGTATTACAATACGAGTACCCAATGTACAACATCATGCTCAAATGGTTGTGTGGATGGGGAATGCTTTGAAAACGGTAACTGTTCATGTCTTCCAAACTTCAATGGAACTACTTGTATTCTTTGTGACGCGGGGTTATTCGGGGATTATTGCAATAACACGTGTCCCAGTAACTGCACATCGTGTGATCGCTTCACTGGAGTATGCGACGAATGTCCTAGCACAACTGTATATGGCGACTTTTGCAACATTTCTTGCAGTCAATCTTGCATCGACTTGGAATGCTTACAAAAATCTGGCAACTGTACTGTCGGGTGTTTGATGAACTTTTATGACCAGCAGTGCGACAAAAAATGTTCTGTTAATTGCAAAGAAGGTGACACGAATTTAACCCAATGTGATAGGTCTGGAAATTGTACAAATGGTTGCAACGAAGGGTTTAGGGGAGATAATTGTGATGATCCGTGCAATGTGAGTTGTGTATCATGTGATCAGACGACTGGCATATGCGACAAATGTAACATAGGTACTGTTTTTGGCGAATATTGCcaaaatgaatgtaataaaacatgttttgatttggAATGTAACAAGGTCTCGGGAAAGTGTTCTAATGGATGCAATGATCAATACTTTGGGGAGTTTTGTGAGATTGAATGTCCAGTCAACTGTTTACAAATTGGTAATGAGAGCCGCTGCTTTCAAAACGGAACATGCAGAAACGGTTGCATTGATGCGTTTTGGGGTGACCAATGCGATTATCCTTGCAGGACCCAAAGCTGTTTATGCACAAGCAATGAAAGGTGCGTCGACTGTAGAGATGGGTTCTATGATACAAATacttattgtgaaaaacctTGCTCTAACGGTTGCGTAAATGGTAATTGCATTGAAAACGGAAGTTGCTTATGTCTACCAAACTTTGTTGGAAGCAAATGTACATATTGCCTTGAGGGATTATTTGGGGAgcattgcaatgaaacttgccCGGGTAATTGCTCATATTGTAATCGTACCACTGGTGTTTGCCAAGAATGTTCGACTAATACAGTTTATGGTGAAAATTGCAATGTTCCATGCAGTCAAACATGCATTGATTCTCAGTGTATGCAGATAACTGGCAACTGTGCCAAAGGGTGTCTACCAAACTATCATGATCTGAAATGTGACAAAGAATGCTCCGAAAAATGCAAAGATGGCGATTTAAATTCATCGCGATGCGATAGAACAGGGCGATGTTTAAATGGTTGTAAGGAAGGTTACTGGGGCAACACATGTGAAACAGCATGCTATGTGAACTGTATTTCTTGCGAACAGGATACTGGTAGCTGCAAACAATGTAACAGTAACACGATGCATGGTGAATATTGCAACAAAACATGCAGCCCAAATTGTATTGATAACAAATGCTATAAAGACAGTGGATATTGTATCAATGATTGCATTGATGGCTATTTCGGAGATTTATGCATACGTAGATGTCCAAGTACATGTAAGCCACAAAATTATCAAAAGCTATGCGATAACAATGGAGTGTGTTTAAACGGATGCGTTGATGGATATTACAAAGACCTTTGTGACGAAACTTGTATCAGCAACTGTCTTTACTGCGACCAAAATTCTGGTAGCTGCAATGCTTGTAAAGCTGTCTTTTACGGTCAATTTTGCAATATAACTTGTAGTACATCATGCATTGACCAGGAATGTTCAGTTAATGATGGGAATTGCACGAAGGGTTGCATAACTAACTATTACGGACCTCAGTGCAAAGAAGAATGCTCCGTGAACTGTAAGGACAATTACGAAGAATCACGATGTGACAAGAGTGGCCAATGCTTACTTGGATGCATCGCTGGTTTCAAAGGCATGTTCTGCACAG atGAGTTAATTGCAACAGGAGGGTTGTCAGCAACCAGTATAGCTGTGATCATTGCAGTTGTTCTCCTATGCGTTATTGGCATAGTAGTTATGTGCTGCATTTATCGAAG ACGTTTGTTTCGAACAAAGCCAACGTATGAGGTTCATAAAAATATGACGGATAACATTTCATTGGACAGTGTTGAAGTCGAAAAGCGTACAG CTTCTACGAAAGGCGTTTCATCAAAAAAGTCTAAGACTAATCGAAAATCCACAGACGGTATCGCCAATCCTGTATATCGGGATATTTCTGATGAGGAAACATCAGACACTACAGATATTCATGTGTCAGAACGAAAACATCAACAGGAGGACGGCTCGTTAACCAATGTGTTTTCGACGGTATGTGAAGACTTCAAACCGGAACGAGCGTGTTTGACTTTCGGAAAACATTTAGAAGAAGGTCAAGAAATGGAAAATTCTTCAATAACAACATCAGCTGAATGCTTAGGTACAGAAATGACATCAAAGATATCTAATTCTACAATAGACAGAGGTTTCGAAAATAAACCTTCGTCTCCGACTTCTTCATCATTTGCTGAAGGTGTCAGTGTGGAGAATGTGTCAACGACTAGTGATGCAACAGTCCCTTGGTCATCGATCGATGTTGCATCATTTGGCGAGTATGTGGATAAAAAAATTTCAACAGCGACTAATGGTACATCACTACAGAGAGGATTGGATTTAAACGTTTTGTCTTCGACCGACATTTCGACATTTGCTGAAGATGGGGAACGTTTGACAACGATTTCTGGTGAGCAACTAAATTTATCAGAAAAGAACGGTCTGTCCCCAACAAGTGTTTCCACATTTGCTGAAGGTTTTGATAAGAAACGTTTGGTAACATCAAGTGATACTACATATACAAACTTAGAAACAGAAATTTCGTCACCGGACAGTGTTGGCACCTTTTCTGAAGGTTTTCATGAACCAAGTTTGCTAACGTCTAGTGGTTCAACATCAGAAAGAGTAGAAATGGAACATTCGCCACTTACCGATGTTACAACATTAGCGAAAGGTTCTACTATTGAAAGCTTGCAAATGGCTGATGTTTTAATGCAAGATGGAAACATGAAAACGGAAATGTCGCAAATGAGTAGTAATTCTATATTGAATGGGAATTTAGAAATGCAAATTTCGCCAACCACCGGACAACTATCATCCGACAAACAATTGCAGATAGACAGTCCGGCACCGATTAACGTTGAAACTGCAAGCGAAG ttgtaattaaaaacaaagaaacgGAGGAAATCGACAGTCTTGCAATGGTAAACACAACAGAGATTGTTGCTACAGATGATCAGGTTGAAGTCAGGAAACTCGGGGACTACATTGACAAAAAAACCGAAGCGGATTACAAGGAAGAGTTTCGA aaaacgGCAACCTTCCAAAATGATACTCTTTGTACCTCTGATACACAGGTGGATAAcggaaaacaacaaaaaa CCGACAATGGTGCAGTTGTTTCGGTGGACGATGCCTTTAGTGTTCCTGTcactattttagaaaaatatattgat GGTCATAATAGAAAGAAAGAATACATTGCGTCGGAGG ATCCAGTGGACACGAACAACGTGGAAGATATAAGTGCATTTTGGAAGATGGTTTGGGAAGAGAAAGTTGAAAAGGTTGTCAATCTGTCTGAGGCTGTAATTGGCAAACAC CAGGAAGGCGAATATGTACACTATTGGCCAGATCCAGATTCGTTCAAGAAATTTGGAAAATTCCAAGTTACTTCTACATCAGAAGAAGAATACGCTGATTACACAAAGCGAGTTTTCAAAATTACGAAG GGCTCCAAGGAAAGGACTGTACACCAGTTTCACTATACATCATGGCCAGAAAAGGGTGTCCCAGATGACGTTACATCTGTAGTAGATTTTCGGGAGAAGGTGTTGAATGCTCCATCCAAACTGAATGGGCCAACAATTGTTCAATGCAG AAAAGGTTTAGGGCCAATCGGAACTTATATTGCCCTTGATATCTTGACCAAGAAAGGCGAAAGCGAAGGCACTCTTGATATACCAGGATGTGTAAAAAACCTTCGGCAAAAGCGGCAAAATCTTATACAAACACCG GAACAGTATCGCTATCTGCACAAGACTTTGGCACACTCTCTAGCGGCTAGGAGTATTACAGTGTCTGGAGACAAGTTCCCGAAGTACGTCAAAGACGCACGGAAATCGGAATTAAAACAGCAGTTTGAG CAACTACAACAAAGTTTTAAACCGGACAGTGAAGAGGTTCAAAAGAAGGAAG GTGAGGAAAACAAAAGAAGACTTCATTTTAGCGTGATACCAGATGCATCAGATTATGTAAACGCGAAGTTCATTGAT GGTTTGCGAGTCAAGAGGCGATATCTTATGTCACAGACTCCGCTTCCGGAGACGGTCGGGGAGTTTCTCACTCTTGTTATTGAGGAAAACATTTCATGTATTGTTAGCTTTGAAGTAGAGAAAGAACTTAAGAAG ACTGATGGTATATATTTCCCTGGCTGCGACATGGATGCTTTAAAGAAGGGCGATTTTGAAGTAACTTGTACAAACGAGCAAGACACAAATGGCTCCTTTATGACAAGATCTTTAACTGTAAAATCAGGCGTTTTACAGCAG AATACCGACGGGAAGCCGATTCCTCATTATCAGTTTCTGAAATGGgatatgcaaaaaaatgttcCAACGTCGGCTGCAGAATTTCTATCATTTATGAAGTTCGTCGAGGAAAcggcaaacaaacaaaacagagGGCCAATACTCATCCATTGTTT TGACGGCGCCAGCCAGAGTGGTCTCTTTGTAGCTGTATCCCTGGCAATACAACAGATGTCAGAGGAGCACGAGGTCAGCATTGTTAGTGCTGTCAAAAAAGTGAAGGCCGCGAGGACAATGTCTATACCAAACCAG GCGCAGTTTGATTTCTGCCACGACTGTGTGCTGGAATATCTCAAGGCATCGAAAGCAGATCGGGACACAAGGAAGAAATGA
- the LOC128206565 gene encoding uncharacterized protein LOC128206565 isoform X2: MRLLLICLLCTLALLVEGQELNCTEPCSCCNLNGASGCSIHPAIGTDFCFDGCVDTIYGHRCKNKCDGNCLKCEQEHGSPCNACKDTYFNTSSHCSQACSVGCVDQLCEDDGECNCTSVFEGATCTTCIQGKYGENCTLNCTYENCRCTFDDGCDSCKVGYYNTSTQCTTSCSNGCVDGECFENGNCSCLPNFNGTTCILCDAGLFGDYCNNTCPSNCTSCDRFTGVCDECPSTTVYGDFCNISCSQSCIDLECLQKSGNCTVGCLMNFYDQQCDKKCSVNCKEGDTNLTQCDRSGNCTNGCNEGFRGDNCDDPCNVSCVSCDQTTGICDKCNIGTVFGEYCQNECNKTCFDLECNKVSGKCSNGCNDQYFGEFCEIECPVNCLQIGNESRCFQNGTCRNGCIDAFWGDQCDYPCRTQSCLCTSNERCVDCRDGFYDTNTYCEKPCSNGCVNGNCIENGSCLCLPNFVGSKCTYCLEGLFGEHCNETCPGNCSYCNRTTGVCQECSTNTVYGENCNVPCSQTCIDSQCMQITGNCAKGCLPNYHDLKCDKECSEKCKDGDLNSSRCDRTGRCLNGCKEGYWGNTCETACYVNCISCEQDTGSCKQCNSNTMHGEYCNKTCSPNCIDNKCYKDSGYCINDCIDGYFGDLCIRRCPSTCKPQNYQKLCDNNGVCLNGCVDGYYKDLCDETCISNCLYCDQNSGSCNACKAVFYGQFCNITCSTSCIDQECSVNDGNCTKGCITNYYGPQCKEECSVNCKDNYEESRCDKSGQCLLGCIAGFKGMFCTDELIATGGLSATSIAVIIAVVLLCVIGIVVMCCIYRRRLFRTKPTYEVHKNMTDNISLDSVEVEKRTASTKGVSSKKSKTNRKSTDGIANPVYRDISDEETSDTTDIHVSERKHQQEDGSLTNVFSTVCEDFKPERACLTFGKHLEEGQEMENSSITTSAECLGTEMTSKISNSTIDRGFENKPSSPTSSSFAEGVSVENVSTTSDATVPWSSIDVASFGEYVDKKISTATNGTSLQRGLDLNVLSSTDISTFAEDGERLTTISGEQLNLSEKNGLSPTSVSTFAEGFDKKRLVTSSDTTYTNLETEISSPDSVGTFSEGFHEPSLLTSSGSTSERVEMEHSPLTDVTTLAKGSTIESLQMADVLMQDGNMKTEMSQMSSNSILNGNLEMQISPTTGQLSSDKQLQIDSPAPINVETASEVVIKNKETEEIDSLAMVNTTEIVATDDQVEVRKLGDYIDKKTEADYKEEFRKTATFQNDTLCTSDTQVDNGKQQKTDNGAVVSVDDAFSVPVTILEKYIDGHNRKKEYIASEDPVDTNNVEDISAFWKMVWEEKVEKVVNLSEAVIGKHEGEYVHYWPDPDSFKKFGKFQVTSTSEEEYADYTKRVFKITKGSKERTVHQFHYTSWPEKGVPDDVTSVVDFREKVLNAPSKLNGPTIVQCRKGLGPIGTYIALDILTKKGESEGTLDIPGCVKNLRQKRQNLIQTPEQYRYLHKTLAHSLAARSITVSGDKFPKYVKDARKSELKQQFEQLQQSFKPDSEEVQKKEGEENKRRLHFSVIPDASDYVNAKFIDGLRVKRRYLMSQTPLPETVGEFLTLVIEENISCIVSFEVEKELKKTDGIYFPGCDMDALKKGDFEVTCTNEQDTNGSFMTRSLTVKSGVLQQNTDGKPIPHYQFLKWDMQKNVPTSAAEFLSFMKFVEETANKQNRGPILIHCFDGASQSGLFVAVSLAIQQMSEEHEVSIVSAVKKVKAARTMSIPNQAQFDFCHDCVLEYLKASKADRDTRKK; encoded by the exons ATGCGACTGTTGTTGATTTGTCTACTCTGTACATTGGCGTTACTTGTTGAAG GTCAGGAGCTGAACTGTACTGAACCTTGCAGCTGCTGTAATTTGAATGGTGCGTCTGGCTGTTCAATTCATCCAGCAATAGGGACTGACTTTTGTTTTGATGGTTGCGTTGATACAATTTACGGCCATAGATGTAAGAACAAGTGTGATGGGAATTGTCTCAAATGCGAACAAGAACACGGTTCCCCCTGCAATGCTTGTAAAGacacatattttaatacaagtaGCCATTGTAGTCAAGCGTGTTCTGTCGGTTGTGTGGACCAACTTTGTGAAGATGATGGAGAATGCAACTGTACAAGCGTTTTCGAAGGGGCAACATGTACAACGTGCATTCAAGGCAAATATGGTGAAAATTGCACCCTCAACTGCACTTACGAGAATTGCAGATGCACGTTCGATGACGGTTGTGATTCTTGCAAAGTCGGGTATTACAATACGAGTACCCAATGTACAACATCATGCTCAAATGGTTGTGTGGATGGGGAATGCTTTGAAAACGGTAACTGTTCATGTCTTCCAAACTTCAATGGAACTACTTGTATTCTTTGTGACGCGGGGTTATTCGGGGATTATTGCAATAACACGTGTCCCAGTAACTGCACATCGTGTGATCGCTTCACTGGAGTATGCGACGAATGTCCTAGCACAACTGTATATGGCGACTTTTGCAACATTTCTTGCAGTCAATCTTGCATCGACTTGGAATGCTTACAAAAATCTGGCAACTGTACTGTCGGGTGTTTGATGAACTTTTATGACCAGCAGTGCGACAAAAAATGTTCTGTTAATTGCAAAGAAGGTGACACGAATTTAACCCAATGTGATAGGTCTGGAAATTGTACAAATGGTTGCAACGAAGGGTTTAGGGGAGATAATTGTGATGATCCGTGCAATGTGAGTTGTGTATCATGTGATCAGACGACTGGCATATGCGACAAATGTAACATAGGTACTGTTTTTGGCGAATATTGCcaaaatgaatgtaataaaacatgttttgatttggAATGTAACAAGGTCTCGGGAAAGTGTTCTAATGGATGCAATGATCAATACTTTGGGGAGTTTTGTGAGATTGAATGTCCAGTCAACTGTTTACAAATTGGTAATGAGAGCCGCTGCTTTCAAAACGGAACATGCAGAAACGGTTGCATTGATGCGTTTTGGGGTGACCAATGCGATTATCCTTGCAGGACCCAAAGCTGTTTATGCACAAGCAATGAAAGGTGCGTCGACTGTAGAGATGGGTTCTATGATACAAATacttattgtgaaaaacctTGCTCTAACGGTTGCGTAAATGGTAATTGCATTGAAAACGGAAGTTGCTTATGTCTACCAAACTTTGTTGGAAGCAAATGTACATATTGCCTTGAGGGATTATTTGGGGAgcattgcaatgaaacttgccCGGGTAATTGCTCATATTGTAATCGTACCACTGGTGTTTGCCAAGAATGTTCGACTAATACAGTTTATGGTGAAAATTGCAATGTTCCATGCAGTCAAACATGCATTGATTCTCAGTGTATGCAGATAACTGGCAACTGTGCCAAAGGGTGTCTACCAAACTATCATGATCTGAAATGTGACAAAGAATGCTCCGAAAAATGCAAAGATGGCGATTTAAATTCATCGCGATGCGATAGAACAGGGCGATGTTTAAATGGTTGTAAGGAAGGTTACTGGGGCAACACATGTGAAACAGCATGCTATGTGAACTGTATTTCTTGCGAACAGGATACTGGTAGCTGCAAACAATGTAACAGTAACACGATGCATGGTGAATATTGCAACAAAACATGCAGCCCAAATTGTATTGATAACAAATGCTATAAAGACAGTGGATATTGTATCAATGATTGCATTGATGGCTATTTCGGAGATTTATGCATACGTAGATGTCCAAGTACATGTAAGCCACAAAATTATCAAAAGCTATGCGATAACAATGGAGTGTGTTTAAACGGATGCGTTGATGGATATTACAAAGACCTTTGTGACGAAACTTGTATCAGCAACTGTCTTTACTGCGACCAAAATTCTGGTAGCTGCAATGCTTGTAAAGCTGTCTTTTACGGTCAATTTTGCAATATAACTTGTAGTACATCATGCATTGACCAGGAATGTTCAGTTAATGATGGGAATTGCACGAAGGGTTGCATAACTAACTATTACGGACCTCAGTGCAAAGAAGAATGCTCCGTGAACTGTAAGGACAATTACGAAGAATCACGATGTGACAAGAGTGGCCAATGCTTACTTGGATGCATCGCTGGTTTCAAAGGCATGTTCTGCACAG atGAGTTAATTGCAACAGGAGGGTTGTCAGCAACCAGTATAGCTGTGATCATTGCAGTTGTTCTCCTATGCGTTATTGGCATAGTAGTTATGTGCTGCATTTATCGAAG ACGTTTGTTTCGAACAAAGCCAACGTATGAGGTTCATAAAAATATGACGGATAACATTTCATTGGACAGTGTTGAAGTCGAAAAGCGTACAG CTTCTACGAAAGGCGTTTCATCAAAAAAGTCTAAGACTAATCGAAAATCCACAGACGGTATCGCCAATCCTGTATATCGGGATATTTCTGATGAGGAAACATCAGACACTACAGATATTCATGTGTCAGAACGAAAACATCAACAGGAGGACGGCTCGTTAACCAATGTGTTTTCGACGGTATGTGAAGACTTCAAACCGGAACGAGCGTGTTTGACTTTCGGAAAACATTTAGAAGAAGGTCAAGAAATGGAAAATTCTTCAATAACAACATCAGCTGAATGCTTAGGTACAGAAATGACATCAAAGATATCTAATTCTACAATAGACAGAGGTTTCGAAAATAAACCTTCGTCTCCGACTTCTTCATCATTTGCTGAAGGTGTCAGTGTGGAGAATGTGTCAACGACTAGTGATGCAACAGTCCCTTGGTCATCGATCGATGTTGCATCATTTGGCGAGTATGTGGATAAAAAAATTTCAACAGCGACTAATGGTACATCACTACAGAGAGGATTGGATTTAAACGTTTTGTCTTCGACCGACATTTCGACATTTGCTGAAGATGGGGAACGTTTGACAACGATTTCTGGTGAGCAACTAAATTTATCAGAAAAGAACGGTCTGTCCCCAACAAGTGTTTCCACATTTGCTGAAGGTTTTGATAAGAAACGTTTGGTAACATCAAGTGATACTACATATACAAACTTAGAAACAGAAATTTCGTCACCGGACAGTGTTGGCACCTTTTCTGAAGGTTTTCATGAACCAAGTTTGCTAACGTCTAGTGGTTCAACATCAGAAAGAGTAGAAATGGAACATTCGCCACTTACCGATGTTACAACATTAGCGAAAGGTTCTACTATTGAAAGCTTGCAAATGGCTGATGTTTTAATGCAAGATGGAAACATGAAAACGGAAATGTCGCAAATGAGTAGTAATTCTATATTGAATGGGAATTTAGAAATGCAAATTTCGCCAACCACCGGACAACTATCATCCGACAAACAATTGCAGATAGACAGTCCGGCACCGATTAACGTTGAAACTGCAAGCGAAG ttgtaattaaaaacaaagaaacgGAGGAAATCGACAGTCTTGCAATGGTAAACACAACAGAGATTGTTGCTACAGATGATCAGGTTGAAGTCAGGAAACTCGGGGACTACATTGACAAAAAAACCGAAGCGGATTACAAGGAAGAGTTTCGA aaaacgGCAACCTTCCAAAATGATACTCTTTGTACCTCTGATACACAGGTGGATAAcggaaaacaacaaaaaa CCGACAATGGTGCAGTTGTTTCGGTGGACGATGCCTTTAGTGTTCCTGTcactattttagaaaaatatattgat GGTCATAATAGAAAGAAAGAATACATTGCGTCGGAGG ATCCAGTGGACACGAACAACGTGGAAGATATAAGTGCATTTTGGAAGATGGTTTGGGAAGAGAAAGTTGAAAAGGTTGTCAATCTGTCTGAGGCTGTAATTGGCAAACAC GAAGGCGAATATGTACACTATTGGCCAGATCCAGATTCGTTCAAGAAATTTGGAAAATTCCAAGTTACTTCTACATCAGAAGAAGAATACGCTGATTACACAAAGCGAGTTTTCAAAATTACGAAG GGCTCCAAGGAAAGGACTGTACACCAGTTTCACTATACATCATGGCCAGAAAAGGGTGTCCCAGATGACGTTACATCTGTAGTAGATTTTCGGGAGAAGGTGTTGAATGCTCCATCCAAACTGAATGGGCCAACAATTGTTCAATGCAG AAAAGGTTTAGGGCCAATCGGAACTTATATTGCCCTTGATATCTTGACCAAGAAAGGCGAAAGCGAAGGCACTCTTGATATACCAGGATGTGTAAAAAACCTTCGGCAAAAGCGGCAAAATCTTATACAAACACCG GAACAGTATCGCTATCTGCACAAGACTTTGGCACACTCTCTAGCGGCTAGGAGTATTACAGTGTCTGGAGACAAGTTCCCGAAGTACGTCAAAGACGCACGGAAATCGGAATTAAAACAGCAGTTTGAG CAACTACAACAAAGTTTTAAACCGGACAGTGAAGAGGTTCAAAAGAAGGAAG GTGAGGAAAACAAAAGAAGACTTCATTTTAGCGTGATACCAGATGCATCAGATTATGTAAACGCGAAGTTCATTGAT GGTTTGCGAGTCAAGAGGCGATATCTTATGTCACAGACTCCGCTTCCGGAGACGGTCGGGGAGTTTCTCACTCTTGTTATTGAGGAAAACATTTCATGTATTGTTAGCTTTGAAGTAGAGAAAGAACTTAAGAAG ACTGATGGTATATATTTCCCTGGCTGCGACATGGATGCTTTAAAGAAGGGCGATTTTGAAGTAACTTGTACAAACGAGCAAGACACAAATGGCTCCTTTATGACAAGATCTTTAACTGTAAAATCAGGCGTTTTACAGCAG AATACCGACGGGAAGCCGATTCCTCATTATCAGTTTCTGAAATGGgatatgcaaaaaaatgttcCAACGTCGGCTGCAGAATTTCTATCATTTATGAAGTTCGTCGAGGAAAcggcaaacaaacaaaacagagGGCCAATACTCATCCATTGTTT TGACGGCGCCAGCCAGAGTGGTCTCTTTGTAGCTGTATCCCTGGCAATACAACAGATGTCAGAGGAGCACGAGGTCAGCATTGTTAGTGCTGTCAAAAAAGTGAAGGCCGCGAGGACAATGTCTATACCAAACCAG GCGCAGTTTGATTTCTGCCACGACTGTGTGCTGGAATATCTCAAGGCATCGAAAGCAGATCGGGACACAAGGAAGAAATGA